In Cyprinus carpio isolate SPL01 chromosome B7, ASM1834038v1, whole genome shotgun sequence, a genomic segment contains:
- the cd68 gene encoding macrosialin, which translates to MKYTLLLIALCIAATALTSGEYSSAYMATGANITTAPTTTHNPNTTTHNTSTTTLTPKTTVTTAIPSPTPPTNMAVGHYNFSLDGKLCVMIELAIGIRVNTSKVNDTFIVQPNKTTVSGECGDKASTIVIGFKEGQFTLKFRNNETIKKVYVEYVDYDLNYAFKTGELNEYSGKNESLELFSVDLGHSYSCKTETLYMGGGVSLDLTHNRFQAFDFKNNEFGPPELCKADIPDYRVAITVGIILVLLIIIVVIAYLINRKRRTDGYQSL; encoded by the exons ATGAAATACACATTATTACTGATCGCGCTTTGCATTGCTGCAACAG CTCTCACCTCAGGTGAATATAGTTCAGCTTATATGGCCACAGGCGCAAACATAACAACAGCCCCCACAACAACCCACAATCCGAACACAACAACCCACAATACGAGCACAACAACCCTCACTCCAAAAACCACAGTAACCACTGCAATACCATCTCCAACGCCACCCACCAACATGGCGGTGGGccattataattttagtttagatGGAAAACTGTGTGTTATGATTGAATTGGCAATTGGGATCCGTGTGAACACCAGCAAG GTTAATGACACGTTCATTGTTCAGCCAAACAAAACCACTGTCAGTGGAGAATGTGGGGACAAAGCCTCTACTATCGTGATAGGATTCAAAGAAGGCCAATTTACCCTGAAATTTAGAAAT AATGAGACGATAAAAAAGGTCTATGTGGAGTATGTGGATTACGACTTGAACTACGCCTTCAAAACAGGAG AGTTAAACGAATACTCAGGGAAGAACGAGTCTCTTGAGCTGTTTTCTGTGGATCTGGGTCATTCTTACTCCTGCAAGACTGAGACGTTGTACATGGGAGGTGGTGTGAGTCTGGACCTGACCCATAACAGGTTTCAGGCCTTCGACTTCAAAAACAATGAATTCGGACCAC CTGAACTATGCAAGGCTGATATACCAGACTACCGCGTTGCCATCACCGTGGGCATAATCCTTGTCTTACTCATCATCATTGTAGTCATTGCTTACCTCATCAACAGGAAACGGAGGACTGATGGGTACCAGTCACTATAG
- the LOC122137792 gene encoding E3 ubiquitin-protein ligase CCNB1IP1-like, with translation MSASKFTLLCNSNKCRSKLSGFTWVTACSHVFCDQHGSEAFSRTPATCPACSSMLSGKLDVFRIELAPSEQYKAMVLVRLQPETVLEISHKALDFWATSVLTFNFYILQVLEEYKRRHNEVLERLNEQNRQYQKLQGLLDSLRMHTLGKGEKDPISHPFTTGLVKQRSPHSSPSFPAPEGDRFFSLGPENAKTFFQFSTPT, from the exons ATGTCTGCATCTAAATTCACCTTGCTgtgtaattcaaataaatgccggTCAAAGCTGAGTGGATTCACGTGGGTTACGGCCTGCTCTCACGTCTTCTGTGATCAGCACGGTTCAGAGGCGTTCAGCCGCACTCCTGCCACCTGCCCCGCCTGCTCCTCCATGCTCTCGGGCAAACTGGACGTCTTTAGAATCGAGCTGGCACCATCAGAGCAATACAAAGCTATGGTTTTGGTCAGACTACAGCCTGAAACTGTTTTGGAAATCAGTCATAAAGCGCTAGACTTTTGGGCTACCAG TGTCCTCACATTCAACTTTTACATTCTCCAGGTGCTGGAGGAATATAAGCGGAGACACAATGAGGTTTTGGAGCGACTGAATGAACAAAATAGGCAATATCAGAAGCTGCAGGGACTTCTCGACTCACTACGGATGCACACTCTGGGAAAGGGAGAGAAAGATCCCATTTCCCACCCTTTCACTACAG GTTTGGTCAAACAGCGCTCACCGCATAGCAGTCCTTCATTCCCGGCACCAGAAGGTGACAGGTTCTTCTCACTGGGACCAGAAAACGCTAAAACTTTCTTCCAGTTCAGCACACCCACCTGA
- the LOC109089084 gene encoding uncharacterized protein LOC109089084, translating into MTSEVEPENPEVWGVAAAQSASGSADADTLMEVTFQKNPSQKYKYLEAEPKILGVTEIALTVFFVVCRISFYMVRSELNGFMLAFSCVGIISGSVAIAAQKLHMPTLKACLGMQVVTCVAYTFCLLETFVEPYARITDCWHPYNHSNITHENDTCIQIEKGFHLLFALDQLTELTQIVLSITIAAYCCKVIPCCSPTSHVPVIVMTPPTATQ; encoded by the exons ATGACca GCGAAGTTGAACCCGAGAATCCAGAGGTTTGGGGCGTTGCTGCAGCCCAGAGCGCGAGCGGCTCGGCCGATGCGGATACTTTAATGGAAGTTACTTTCCAGAAGAACCCCAGTCAGAAATACAAATACCTGGAGGCAGAACCCAAGATTTTAGGG GTCACAGAGATCGCGCTGACTGTCTTCTTCGTTGTTTGCAGAATTTCGTTTTATATGGTACGATCTGAACTAAATGGCTTCATGCTGGCGTTTTCATGTGTT GGCATTATTTCTGGCAGTGTGGCCATTGCAGCGCAGAAACTTCACATGCCAACA CTTAAGGCTTGTTTGGGAATGCAGGTGGTCACATGTGTGGCATATACCTTCTGTCTTCTGGAAACATTTGTTGAGCCATATGCACGCATCACTGATTGCTGGCATCCCTATAATCACAGTAACATAACACATGAGAATGACACATGTATACAAATAGAG AAAGGATTTCATCTACTGTTTGCATTAGATCAGCTCACGGAGTTGACTCAGATTGTCCTCTCCATCACAATAGCTGCATACTGCTGCAAGGTGATTCCTTGCTGCAGTCCCACATCTCACGTG CCTGTCATCGTTATGACGCCACCCACGGCTACGCAATGA
- the ttc5 gene encoding tetratricopeptide repeat protein 5, giving the protein MLKMAEVDDGEQKTTDKDDLRVLKELVDDLYSFRDRYFESHGVEDAGRKQKDVAQEMAKTLKRLEEKEDLYKHSAQFLLQRGRCLNVAPGFSQTAEECLSRAVKLEPGLVEGWNTLGEQYWKKGDLTAAKTCFTGALQQRKNKVSLRSLSMVLRQLPPEEDAQEQSKRILESVELARQAVQLDVTDGTSWYILGNAYISMFFTSGQNPQLSQQALSAYAQAEKIDKASSMNPDLHFNRATLFQYEEMYSSALDGFRRAAALDPGWEDAREREKQLLNYLDQVIMLIENKGKVKARRLRNMLSSLSTSALGPCSSPQFRSPSGRVGSLEPRSFSSLTHGHNGGVAALGKVVFSLASEGRMAFTFGMVDSDETCCVVMVYNTADSWGVLIGDTVVIPEPQVKRHSVTHKDKSYDFRSIRVDSPLLLIVNGKRQVMKSQSAAFVTYKPQSE; this is encoded by the exons ATGTTAAAGATGGCCGAGGTTGATGATGGGGAGCAGAAAACAACAGACAAAGATGACTTGCGAGTGTTAAAG GAGCTGGTAGATGATCTTTACTCCTTTAGGGACCGTTACTTTGAGTCGCATGGTGTTGAAGATGCTGGAAGGAAACAGAAGGATGTTGCTCAAGAAATGGCAAAGACACTTAAGAGGCTGGAAGAAAAAGAAG ATTTGTACAAACACAGCGCTCAGTTCCTGCTGCAACGGGGTCGGTGTCTGAACGTGGCTCCGGGGTTCAGCCAGACTGCAGAGGAGTGTCTGTCCCGGGCTGTTAAACTGGAGCCAGGTTTGGTTGAGGGCTGGAACACACTGGGAGAGCAGTACTGGAAAAAAGGAGACCTGACAGCGGCCAAGACCTGCTTCACAGGTGCACTGCAGCAG AGGAAGAATAAAGTGTCTCTGAGAAGCCTGTCCATGGTGCTGCGACAGCTGCCACCGGAAGAAGATGCACAGGAGCAGAGCAAACGCATTCTGGAGAGCGTGGAGCTGGCCAGGCAGGCCGTGCAACTCGATGTCACTGATGGGACTTCGTGGT ATATTTTAGGGAACGCGTACATCTCCATGTTTTTTACCAGTGGACAAAACCCACAGCTCTCTCAACAAGCCCTCAGTGCCTATGCACAGGCT GAGAAAATCGACAAAGCATCCTCAATGAATCCTGACCTCCACTTCAACAGAGCTACG TTGTTCCAGTATGAGGAGATGTACAGTTCAGCTCTGGATGGATTCAGGCGTGCTGCAGCTCTGGATCCTGGCTGGGAAGACGCTCgggagagagaaaaacagctgCTAAATTACCTAGACCAGGTTATAATGTTAATAGAGAATAAG GGAAAAGTAAAAGCGCGGCGTCTTCGTAACATGCTGTCCTCACTCAGTACCTCAGCTTTGGGCCCGTGCTCCTCCCCTCAGTTCCGGTCTCCCTCGGGCCGCGTGGGGAGCCTTGAACCCCGCAGCTTCTCCTCTCTCACTCATGGCCACAACGGTGGGGTGGCAGCGCTAGGAAAAGTGGTCTTCAGCCTGGCCTCAGAGGGCCGTATGGCCTT CACGTTTGGCATGGTGGACAGTGATGAGACCTGCTGTGTAGTCATGGTGTATAATACAGCAGACAGCTGGGGTGTTTTAATAGGGGATACTGTAGTCATTCCTGAACCACAGGTTAAACGGCACAGCGTAACGCATAAAGATAAG TCATATGACTTCCGAAGTATACGTGTGGACTCTCCCTTGCTCCTTATAGTCAATGGGAAAAGACAGGTGATGAAAAGCCAAAGTGCAGCCTTTGTTACTTACAAACCACAAAGCGAATGA
- the man2b2 gene encoding epididymis-specific alpha-mannosidase translates to MVFLSFFLCLLLMAVSENDAAERIQVFVIPHSHMDVGWVYTVQESMHAYASNVYSSVVEELSRVKSRKFIAVEQEFFRLWWVNVATDWHQKQVRQLLNEGRLEFIIGGQVMHDEAVTDVDDAILQLSEGHGFLYETFGVRPRFGWHVDPFGASATTPVLFALAGFDAHLISRIDYDLKDDMQKNKKLQFVWRGSPSLKEKQEIFTHTMDQFSYCTPSHLPFSNRSGFYWNGVALFPDPPKDGIYPNMSLPVTKETVELYAQTMVDNIKQRAQWFRTSHVLWPWGCDKQFFNASVQFMNMDVLMNYINTHSDKYGVAVQYATLQDYFQTVHQTNLSWDVRGNQDFLPYSTEPFQAWTGFYGSRNVLKGVARRASSLLYAAESLFTRYRISYPDGPVQREWALDKLKALRWAVSEVQHHDGITGTESPKVADMYMEHLMQGMMGAEELLAAIFLLPQTLEPSNDIHHTPLTRSTRVKSDSGNVLEQHIIVYNPLAWNISTYINISVAYALAVVLDDDGKAVPAQIQQSMESSTVYDLFFVVELGGLQYRKYIVQFPQSHCDTGSACGATHVARVVKFTKKNVSQWKRTGRKLLPVLNECYKLMFDQETNLLHSITDRCEKMRVRVQQDFWEYEANGDVHSGPISDNYIFTANGSAIPAYKSVAMEIVAGKVVSEIRQYFYREEEDKNHTYSVVTRVPVGFEGGLACFRLEQSYKVGPLEMNRETVFRTCTSLKNNRTLFTDNNGYQMMKRTYKTFVNNTIARNYYPMVRAAYIQDDSSRVVFLGERAHGVASLSQGQLEVMLHRRLWNNQEWNLGYNLTLNDSSVVRPVLWMMLGSPSALSSIYQQEALELQHRPVVMPIDQPQKPWNQGEKFSGPFVQPVVVPQNLHMQTLSIPGWNYSPDHTQHLHSLNSGGERKSEIDFDRILLRITHLYEEGEDPVLSQPTVINLKEVMRGIGEVTKVQERSLTGTWNISDLQRWSWKTNESVRKEERIDFFSGTTQDFSVTIYPKEIRTFFIYFIDRFAESDFNLL, encoded by the exons ATGgtgtttttatctttctttctctgtttactGCTCATGGCGGTCTCTGAAAACGATGCAGCCGAGAGGATTCAAGTGTTCGTCATTCCTCACAGTCATATGGATGTTGGCTGGGTGTACACTGTCCAG GAGAGCATGCATGCATATGCCAGCAATGTGTACAGCAGTGTAGTTGAAGAGCTGTCACGAGTCAAAAGCCGCAAATTCATCGCAGTTGAACAGGAGTTTTTCAGACTCTGGTGGGTGAATGTGGCAACAGATTGGCACCAGAAACAG GTGAGACAGCTGCTAAACGAGGGTCGTCTGGAGTTCATAATCGGAGGTCAGGTGATGCATGATGAAGCAGTGACGGACGTAGATGATGCCATTCTTCAACTCTCAG agGGACACGGCTTCTTGTATGAGACTTTTGGTGTTCGGCCACGTTTCGGATGGCATGTTGATCCGTTTGGTGCATCAGCCACCACCCCGGTCCTCTTTGCACTTGCGGGGTTCGACGCTCACCTCATCTCTCGCATCGACTACGACCTTAAAGATGACATGCAGAAAAACAAG AAGTTGCAGTTTGTGTGGAGAGGTTCACCATCCTTAAAGGAAAAACAAGagatattcacacacacaatggaCCAGTTCAGTTACTGCACACCATCGCATCTCCCCTTCTCTAACAG GTCTGGGTTTTACTGGAATGGTGTTGCACTGTTTCCGGACCCTCCTAAAGATGGCATATACCCCAACATGAGTCTACCAGTGACCAAAGAAACTGTAGAGCTTTACGCACAGACCATGGTGGACAACATCAAACAGCGGGCCCAGTGGTTCAGAACCAGTCATGTTCTCTGGCCTTGG GGTTGTGACAAGCAGTTCTTCAATGCTTCAGTGCAGTTTATGAACATGGATGTTTTAATGAACTACATTAACACGCACAGTGACAAGTATGGAGTCGCTGTTCAGTATGCCACGCTACAGGACTATTTCCAGACAGTGCACCAGACAAATCTGTCCTGGGATGTGAGAGGAAACCAAGACTTCCTTCCTTACTCAACAG AACCGTTTCAGGCATGGACGGGGTTCTATGGGTCCAGAAATGTTCTGAAAGGAGTAGCTAGACGAGCGAGTTCCCTCCTGTACGCAGCGGAGTCTCTCTTCACTAGATACCGTATCAGTTACCCAGACGGTCCAGTTCAGAGAGAATGGGCTCTAGACAAACTCAAGGCCCTGCGATGGGCTGTCTCAGAG GTTCAGCACCACGATGGCATCACAGGGACAGAATCCCCTAAAGTGGCTGATATGTACATGGAGCATCTCATGCAAGGCATGATGGGAGCTGAGGAGCTCTTGGCAGCCATATTCTTGCTTCCACAAACCCTTGAACCTTCCAATGACATCCATCACACACCCCTAACCAGATCCACCAGAGTGAAGAGCG actCTGGGAATGTTCTTGAACAGCATATCATCGTGTACAACCCACTTGCCTGGAACATTtcaacatatattaatatttctgtggcATATGCATTGGCAGTTGTGCTTGACGATGATGGAAAGGCAGTGCCTGCTCAG ATCCAGCAATCGATGGAGTCTTCCACTGTCTACGATCTGTTCTTCGTTGTTGAGCTGGGTGGACTGCAGTACAGAAAGTACATTGTGCAGTTCCCACAATCCCACTGTGACACTGGGTCTGCCTGTGGGGCGACTCATGTGGCCAGAGTAGTGAAGTTTACAAAGAAGAATGTGAGTCAGTGGAAGAGGACAGGTAGGAAGTTGTTACCAGTGCTGAATGAGTGCTACAAACTGATGTTTGACCAAGAGACAAACCTTCTGCACAGCATCACAGACCG GTGTGAAAAGATGAGAGTTAGAGTACAGCAGGATTTCTGGGAGTATGAGGCCAATGGGGACGTCCACTCGGGGCCGATCTCAGACAACTACATCTTTACTGCCAACGGCTCAGCTATTCCTGCATACAAATCTGTGGCCATGGAGATTGTGGCGGGGAAGGTAGTCTCAGAGATACGCCAGTATTTCTACAg AGAGGAAGAAGACAAGAACCACACTTACTCCGTGGTCACCAGAGTGCCGGTAGGGTTTGAGGGTGGGCTGGCATGTTTCAGACTGGAGCAGAGCTATAAAGTAGGCCCCCTAGAGATGAACAGAGAGACCGTGTTCAGAACCTGCACGAGTCTGAAGAATAACAGAACACTGTTTACTGATAACAACGGCTATCAGATGATGAAAAGGACATATAAGACCTTTGTGAACAACACAATCGCCCGT aATTACTACCCAATGGTACGAGCGGCCTACATACAAGATGATTCCAGCAGAGTTGTGTTCCTCGGTGAAAGAGCTCATGGAGTGGCCAGTCTAAGTCAGGGTCAACTAGAA GTCATGCTTCATAGACGGCTTTGGAACAACCAGGAGTGGAATCTGGGTTATAACCTGACTCTTAATGACTCGTCTGTGGTGCGGCCAGTTCTCTGGATGATGCTGGGCTCCCCTTCTGCATTGTCATCTATCTACCAACAGGAGGCATTAGAGCTGCAGCACAGACCTGTGGTTATGCCCATCGACCAACCAC AAAAGCCGTGGAATCAGGGAGAGAAATTTAGCGGGCCGTTTGTTCAGCCGGTTGTGGTGCCCCAGAACCTCCACATGCAGACCCTGAGCATCCCTGGCTGGAACTACAGTCCTGATCACACCCAGCACCTCCACAGTCTCAACTCA ggtGGAGAGAGAAAGTCTGAGATAGACTTTGACCGTATTCTTTTGAGAATCACACACCTGTATGAAGAGGGAGAAGACCCAGTCCTATCACAACCCACCGTTATTAACCTGAAG GAAGTTATGAGAGGCATAGGTGAAGTAACCAAAGTTCAGGAGCGATCCCTCACTGGAACGTGGAATATATCAGACCTCCAGAGGTGGAGCTGGAAAACCAATGAAAGTGTACGGAAAGAAG AGCGAATTGATTTTTTCAGTGGCACAACCCAGGACTTCAGTGTGACCATTTATCCGAAGGAGATCAGGAcctttttcatttactttatagaCAGATTTGCAGAATCCGATTTTAATCTTCTGTGA